In a genomic window of Orcinus orca chromosome 12, mOrcOrc1.1, whole genome shotgun sequence:
- the MYCT1 gene encoding myc target protein 1, with protein sequence MANNTTNLGSPWPENFWEGVIMSFTVSMATVLVIGGFIWALFVCFSRKRASAPISQWSSSRRSRSSYTHGLNRTGFYRHSGCERRSNLSLASLTFQRQTSLEQANSFPRKSSFRGSTFHPFLQSPPLPVETESHMVTFPSSNTSSTINTSHSLGRPDFHWSNHSLRIGLSTPAPPAYESIIKAFPDS encoded by the coding sequence agGGCGTTATAATGTCCTTCACAGTGTCCATGGCAACTGTACTTGTAATTGGAGGATTtatttgggctttgtttgtttgtttctctcgaAAAAGAGCCAGTGCCCCCATCTCACAGTGGAGTTCAAGCCGGAGATCTAGATCTTCTTACACCCACGGCCTCAACAGAACTGGCTTTTACCGCCACAGTGGCTGTGAACGTCGAAGCAACCTCAGCCTGGCGAGCCTCACTTTCCAGCGCCAAACTTCCCTGGAACAAGCCAATTCCTTTCCAAGAAAATCAAGCTTCAGGGGCTCAACTTTCCATCCATTTCTGCAAAGTCCACCACTTCCCGTGGAAACTGAGAGTCACATGGTGACTTTCCCTTCATCCAATACCTCCTCCACCATCAACACTTCCCACAGTCTGGGCCGTCCTGATTTCCACTGGTCCAATCACAGTCTTCGGATTGGCCTTTCAACACCAGCCCCACCTGCCTATGAGTCAATCATAAAGGCTTTCCCGGATTCCTGA